In the Geobacter sp. FeAm09 genome, one interval contains:
- a CDS encoding DUF2917 domain-containing protein produces MECYLAEGELVRLNGGPSGLRVRCSSGTVWLTRGDAADYIIAVGDYFDVAAGQVALVEALKPAEIRLGELPMAGGYPTKPPSVWRPADHDGPDVSEMTAMPSGVVNFRRCDMAWMRQRSAPVGALFLVFSK; encoded by the coding sequence ATGGAGTGTTATCTGGCAGAAGGCGAATTGGTACGTCTCAACGGCGGGCCATCGGGGTTGCGGGTGCGTTGCTCGTCTGGGACGGTGTGGCTGACCCGGGGCGATGCCGCGGATTACATCATCGCCGTGGGTGATTATTTCGACGTGGCGGCGGGGCAGGTGGCGCTGGTGGAGGCCCTGAAGCCGGCCGAGATCCGTCTGGGCGAACTGCCCATGGCGGGGGGGTACCCCACAAAGCCGCCATCGGTTTGGCGGCCTGCTGATCACGACGGTCCTGACGTCAGCGAAATGACGGCAATGCCGTCCGGTGTAGTGAATTTTAGACGCTGTGACATGGCGTGGATGAGGCAGAGGAGCGCCCCGGTTGGGGCGCTTTTTTTGGTTTTTTCAAAATAG
- a CDS encoding PLP-dependent aminotransferase family protein has product MMNRDLLPLGGAIPNPRHLPVDKLNRMLAGETRRYGDLSVSYLMPPGWERLRVQIARRSLETGISVTPDGVLVTAGCVEAVILALRATCRSGDTIAVESPFYFNFLQMIAELGLKALEIPATPREGISIEALRYAIEHNRVSACLVIPNFGNPLGSLMPVERKRELVELLASHEIPLIEDDIYGDLVFGNERPVAAKSFDRKGLVIYCSSFSKTLSPGYRVGWAIAGRYQERMERLKMMMNLACSSPTQLAVAEFLATGGYDHHLRTVRRLYSRNMSLMRDAVVRFFPEGTRMTHPAGSFILWVEMPERIDSIALYHRALEQGIGIAPGSLFTLTENKYRNFIRLSTATWDDGIELGVRKLGELAHQLLRE; this is encoded by the coding sequence ATGATGAATCGGGACCTCCTCCCCCTGGGGGGCGCCATCCCCAACCCGCGTCACCTGCCGGTGGACAAACTGAACCGGATGCTGGCCGGCGAGACGCGCCGCTACGGCGACCTGAGCGTATCCTACCTCATGCCCCCCGGCTGGGAGCGGCTCAGGGTGCAGATCGCCCGGCGCTCACTGGAGACCGGGATCAGCGTCACCCCCGACGGGGTTCTGGTCACCGCCGGCTGCGTCGAAGCGGTCATTCTGGCGCTGCGGGCCACCTGCCGCAGCGGCGACACCATTGCGGTGGAATCTCCCTTCTATTTCAATTTCCTCCAGATGATCGCGGAACTGGGGCTGAAGGCCCTGGAAATCCCCGCCACCCCGCGGGAGGGGATCAGCATCGAAGCGCTGCGCTACGCCATCGAGCACAACCGGGTGAGCGCCTGCCTGGTGATCCCCAACTTCGGCAACCCCCTGGGGAGCCTCATGCCGGTGGAGCGCAAGCGCGAACTGGTGGAACTGCTGGCCAGCCACGAGATCCCCCTGATCGAGGACGACATCTACGGCGACCTGGTATTCGGCAACGAACGCCCGGTGGCGGCCAAGTCCTTCGACCGCAAGGGGCTGGTCATCTACTGTTCCTCCTTCTCCAAGACCCTCTCCCCCGGCTACCGGGTGGGGTGGGCCATCGCCGGGCGCTACCAGGAACGCATGGAGCGGCTCAAGATGATGATGAACCTGGCCTGCTCCTCCCCCACCCAGCTCGCCGTGGCCGAATTCCTGGCCACCGGCGGCTACGACCATCATCTGCGCACGGTACGCCGCCTCTACAGCCGCAACATGTCCCTCATGCGGGACGCCGTGGTCCGCTTCTTCCCCGAGGGGACCCGCATGACCCACCCGGCGGGGAGCTTCATCCTCTGGGTGGAGATGCCGGAGCGGATCGACTCCATCGCCCTGTATCACCGGGCCCTGGAGCAGGGGATCGGCATCGCCCCCGGCTCGCTCTTTACCCTGACGGAGAACAAGTACCGCAACTTCATCCGCCTCTCCACCGCCACCTGGGACGACGGGATCGAACTGGGCGTAAGAAAACTGGGCGAACTGGCCCACCAGTTGCTGAGGGAGTAG
- a CDS encoding GntR family transcriptional regulator, whose protein sequence is MIDATTVPDSMAPLYERVAGEMATLIGQGTFRAGDRVPSIRQLSRRFDVSINTAMQAYALLEDQRLIEARPQSGYYVRARAPEIASPPTHHRRASGRPRSPSASSATR, encoded by the coding sequence ATGATAGACGCGACCACGGTTCCCGACAGCATGGCGCCCCTCTACGAGCGGGTTGCCGGCGAGATGGCTACCCTCATCGGCCAAGGCACCTTCCGGGCCGGCGACCGGGTGCCGTCAATCCGGCAGCTCAGCCGACGCTTCGACGTGAGCATCAATACGGCCATGCAGGCCTATGCGCTGCTGGAAGACCAGCGCCTGATCGAGGCCCGCCCCCAGTCCGGCTACTACGTGCGCGCCCGCGCCCCGGAGATCGCCTCGCCCCCCACTCACCATCGGCGCGCATCAGGCCGGCCACGGTCACCATCAGCGAGCTCTGCCACCAGGTGA